One window from the genome of Rhodopseudomonas sp. P2A-2r encodes:
- a CDS encoding MarR family winged helix-turn-helix transcriptional regulator, which produces MAKLDLFKFVPFRLNRLAAEVSAALSGEYRERHGLDIPEWRVLATLGFRNEACSAQYIAQCTRTHKSTISRAVTTLMERALIERVANADDRREFNLRLTARGRGLYEELIPRLLRKERDIMSCLSAQERKDFAALLGKIERSLDLMQGREAAHETEAY; this is translated from the coding sequence GTGGCGAAACTCGATCTGTTCAAGTTCGTGCCATTCCGGCTCAACCGGCTGGCCGCCGAGGTCAGCGCGGCATTGTCCGGCGAATACCGCGAACGTCACGGCCTCGACATTCCGGAATGGCGGGTTCTGGCGACGCTCGGCTTTCGTAACGAGGCATGCAGCGCGCAATATATTGCGCAGTGCACACGCACGCACAAATCCACCATCAGCCGCGCCGTCACCACCTTGATGGAGCGCGCGCTGATCGAGCGGGTGGCCAACGCCGACGACCGCCGCGAGTTCAACCTGCGCCTCACGGCCCGTGGCCGCGGGCTCTATGAGGAACTCATCCCGCGGCTGTTGCGCAAGGAGCGCGACATCATGTCGTGCCTGTCGGCGCAGGAGCGCAAGGATTTCGCAGCGCTGCTCGGCAAGATCGAGCGCAGCCTCGACCTGATGCAGGGTCGTGAGGCCGCGCATGAGACCGAGGCCTACTAG
- a CDS encoding DUF2783 domain-containing protein: MQLSTQSNFADPDAAYRLVVDAHRGIADAQSAALDAALVLVLANHIGDLDVLREAIALAKRRLPEQQDSHSGARAALADREPQSLQLE, translated from the coding sequence ATGCAGCTGTCCACCCAATCGAATTTCGCCGATCCCGACGCCGCCTACCGGCTGGTCGTCGATGCGCATCGCGGCATCGCCGACGCACAGAGCGCGGCGCTGGATGCGGCGCTGGTGCTGGTGCTCGCCAATCACATCGGCGATCTCGACGTGCTGCGCGAGGCCATCGCGCTGGCGAAGCGAAGGTTGCCGGAGCAACAAGACAGTCATTCCGGGGCGCGAGCGGCGTTAGCCGATCGCGAACCTCAGTCACTCCAATTGGAGTGA
- a CDS encoding MBL fold metallo-hydrolase, protein MTKGFASTTDMAGKKITFSEIGTDLFAFTAEGDPNSAVIVGDDGCIVFDAQATPALANKVIERVRTVTDKPIKYVVLSHYHAVRVLGASAFHAEAVVSSSETRRLVAERGQQDWDSEFGRFPRLFQGSESIPGLTWPTLTFKGEMSIFLGKREVKLMQLGAGHTSGDIVAWVPDAEVMFSGDLIEYHSACYCGDAMLREWPSTLNEIRDFNPKAIAPGRGDALKGLATTREAIAMTRDFVSTLYGAAEISVAKGRSLKETMAACREVMDPKFSSFAIYEHCLPFNVSRAYDEASGIDDPVIWTDKRDREMWAALQG, encoded by the coding sequence ATGACAAAAGGTTTCGCATCCACCACCGACATGGCGGGAAAGAAGATCACCTTTTCCGAGATCGGCACCGACTTGTTTGCCTTCACCGCGGAAGGCGATCCGAATTCGGCTGTCATCGTCGGCGACGACGGCTGCATCGTGTTCGACGCCCAGGCGACGCCGGCGCTGGCCAACAAGGTGATCGAGCGGGTGCGCACCGTCACCGACAAGCCGATCAAATATGTGGTGCTGTCGCATTACCATGCGGTGCGCGTGCTCGGCGCCTCCGCCTTTCATGCCGAAGCGGTGGTGTCGTCCAGCGAAACGCGGCGGCTGGTGGCCGAGCGCGGCCAGCAGGACTGGGATTCCGAGTTCGGCCGCTTCCCTCGCCTGTTTCAGGGCTCCGAGAGCATTCCCGGCCTGACATGGCCGACCCTGACCTTCAAGGGCGAGATGTCGATCTTTCTCGGCAAGCGGGAGGTCAAGCTGATGCAGCTCGGCGCCGGTCACACCTCGGGCGATATCGTCGCCTGGGTGCCGGATGCCGAGGTGATGTTCTCCGGCGACCTGATCGAATATCACTCGGCCTGCTATTGCGGCGACGCCATGCTGCGCGAATGGCCGTCGACGCTGAACGAGATCCGCGACTTCAACCCGAAGGCCATCGCGCCCGGCCGCGGCGACGCGCTGAAGGGGCTGGCCACCACCCGCGAGGCCATCGCCATGACCCGCGATTTCGTCAGCACGCTGTATGGCGCCGCGGAAATCTCGGTGGCCAAAGGCCGTTCGCTGAAGGAGACCATGGCGGCGTGCCGCGAGGTGATGGATCCGAAGTTCTCTTCATTCGCCATCTACGAGCACTGTCTGCCGTTCAACGTCTCACGCGCCTATGACGAAGCCTCGGGTATCGACGATCCCGTGATCTGGACCGACAAGCGCGACCGCGAGATGTGGGCCGCGCTGCAGGGATGA
- the hmgA gene encoding homogentisate 1,2-dioxygenase yields the protein MNITTSPDLIGRSVTGVTQGYMSGFGNSFETEALPGALPVGRNSPQRAAYGLYAEQLSGSPFTAPRGSNERSWLYRIRPSVKHSGRFAKVDARLWRTAPCHEQDISIEQLRWDPAPIPKEDMTFLQGVQTMTTAGDAGTQAGMAAHVYLITQSMVDQHFYNADGEMMFVPQQGSLRFVTEFGVIDAEPAEIVVIPRGVKFRVELTGGPARGYLCENYGGAFTLPERGPIGANCLANARDFLTPVAAYEDKDTPTELYVKWGGALFMTRLPHSPIDVVAWHGNYAPYKYDLRTFSPVGAIGFDHPDPSIFTVLTSPSDTAGTANIDFVIFPERWMVAENTFRPPWYHMNIMSEFMGLIYGVYDAKPQGFVPGGISLHNMMLPHGPDREAFDHASNGELKPVKLTGTMAFMFETRYPQRITTHAANSATLQSDYADCWKGLEKRFDPNQR from the coding sequence ATGAACATCACGACATCGCCCGATCTGATCGGCCGCAGCGTCACTGGCGTGACGCAGGGCTACATGTCCGGCTTCGGCAACAGTTTTGAGACCGAAGCCCTGCCGGGCGCGTTGCCGGTGGGCCGCAACTCGCCGCAGCGCGCCGCCTACGGGCTCTATGCCGAGCAACTGTCCGGCTCGCCGTTCACCGCGCCGCGCGGCAGCAACGAGCGCTCCTGGCTGTACCGCATCCGCCCGTCGGTAAAACACTCCGGACGCTTCGCGAAGGTCGATGCAAGACTGTGGCGCACCGCGCCGTGCCACGAGCAGGACATCAGCATCGAGCAGCTGCGCTGGGACCCGGCGCCGATCCCGAAGGAGGACATGACCTTCCTGCAGGGCGTGCAGACCATGACCACCGCCGGCGACGCCGGCACCCAGGCCGGCATGGCCGCGCATGTCTATCTGATCACCCAGTCGATGGTCGACCAGCACTTCTACAATGCCGACGGCGAGATGATGTTCGTGCCGCAGCAAGGGAGCTTGCGCTTCGTCACGGAGTTTGGCGTGATCGATGCCGAGCCGGCGGAGATCGTTGTGATCCCGCGCGGCGTCAAGTTCCGCGTCGAACTGACCGGTGGCCCGGCGCGCGGCTATCTGTGCGAGAATTATGGCGGCGCTTTCACGCTGCCGGAGCGCGGCCCGATCGGCGCCAATTGTCTCGCCAATGCCCGCGACTTCCTGACGCCGGTGGCTGCCTATGAAGACAAGGACACGCCGACCGAACTCTATGTGAAGTGGGGCGGCGCGCTGTTCATGACCAGGCTGCCGCATTCGCCCATCGACGTGGTGGCGTGGCACGGCAACTATGCGCCGTACAAATACGACCTGCGCACCTTCTCGCCGGTGGGCGCCATCGGCTTCGACCATCCGGATCCGTCGATCTTCACGGTGCTGACTTCGCCGTCGGACACCGCCGGCACCGCCAACATCGACTTCGTGATCTTTCCGGAGCGCTGGATGGTGGCGGAAAACACCTTCCGGCCGCCGTGGTATCACATGAACATCATGTCGGAATTCATGGGCCTGATCTACGGCGTCTATGACGCCAAGCCGCAGGGTTTTGTCCCCGGCGGCATCAGCCTGCACAACATGATGCTGCCGCATGGGCCCGACCGCGAGGCGTTCGATCATGCCAGCAACGGCGAGCTGAAGCCGGTCAAGCTGACCGGCACCATGGCCTTCATGTTCGAGACGCGATATCCGCAGCGGATCACGACGCATGCGGCGAACTCGGCGACGTTGCAGAGCGACTATGCGGATTGCTGGAAGGGGCTGGAGAAAAGGTTCGATCCGAACCAAAGATAG
- a CDS encoding Lrp/AsnC family transcriptional regulator, whose protein sequence is MIPVDAFDLKILAALQDDGRLTNQQLADVAGLSASQCSRRRMRLEEAQVIAGYHADLSSEALGFNVIAFIHITLATHSPDNAKKFRALVTRTDAIQEAYSLTGDADYLLKAVLRDLKSLSDIVNNVLMPHQSVAHVRSSIVLDRLKETSRLPLKAVG, encoded by the coding sequence ATGATCCCCGTGGATGCCTTCGACCTGAAGATCCTCGCGGCGTTGCAGGATGACGGTCGCCTGACCAACCAGCAGCTTGCCGATGTCGCCGGCCTGTCAGCGTCGCAATGCTCGCGGCGGCGGATGCGGCTGGAGGAAGCGCAGGTGATTGCCGGCTATCACGCCGACCTGTCGAGCGAGGCGCTCGGCTTCAACGTCATCGCCTTCATTCACATCACGCTGGCGACGCACTCGCCCGACAATGCCAAGAAGTTCCGCGCCCTGGTCACCCGCACCGATGCCATCCAGGAGGCCTATTCGCTGACCGGCGATGCCGACTACCTGTTGAAGGCGGTGCTGCGCGATCTCAAGAGCCTGTCCGATATCGTCAACAACGTGTTGATGCCGCATCAGAGCGTGGCTCATGTGCGCTCGTCGATCGTGCTCGACCGGCTCAAGGAAACGTCGCGGCTGCCGCTGAAGGCGGTGGGGTGA
- the hppD gene encoding 4-hydroxyphenylpyruvate dioxygenase, which produces MGPFPHDAPPATITADNPMGTDGFEFVEYAHPNPAELHALFKLMGYAPVAKHKTKNITLYRQGHINYLVNEEPGSHGFDFVAAHGPCAPSMAFRVVDAQKAYERAIALGAEPADVPSARKTLDVPAIKGIGGSLLYFVDRYGAKGTAYDLEFDWLGAKNPWIEGAGLFYLDHLTHNVHRGRMDVWTGFYEKLFNFRQIRFFDIEGRASGLFSRALTSPDGKIRIPINEDAGDAGQIEEYLNTYRGEGIQHIACGSSDIYRTVERLRDDGLPFMPSPPETYFEKIDARLPKHGEDVRRLKRDGILIDGEGVVAGGETKVLLQIFSANAIGPIFFEFIQRKGDDGFGEGNFKALFESIEEDQLRRGVLTLKGAA; this is translated from the coding sequence ATGGGTCCGTTTCCACACGACGCGCCGCCGGCGACAATCACCGCCGACAACCCGATGGGCACCGACGGTTTCGAGTTCGTCGAATACGCGCATCCGAATCCGGCCGAGCTGCACGCCCTGTTCAAGCTGATGGGCTACGCGCCGGTGGCGAAGCACAAGACCAAGAACATCACGCTGTATCGCCAGGGCCACATCAACTATCTCGTCAACGAGGAGCCAGGCAGCCACGGCTTCGATTTCGTTGCCGCCCATGGTCCGTGCGCGCCATCGATGGCATTCCGCGTGGTCGATGCGCAGAAGGCCTATGAGCGCGCGATCGCGCTCGGCGCGGAGCCGGCCGACGTGCCGTCGGCGCGCAAGACGCTGGACGTTCCGGCCATCAAGGGCATCGGCGGCAGCCTGCTGTATTTCGTCGATCGCTATGGCGCCAAGGGCACGGCCTATGATCTCGAGTTCGACTGGCTGGGCGCAAAGAACCCATGGATCGAGGGCGCCGGCCTGTTCTATCTCGACCACCTCACCCACAACGTCCATCGCGGCCGCATGGATGTATGGACCGGGTTCTACGAAAAACTGTTCAACTTCCGCCAGATCCGCTTCTTCGACATCGAGGGCCGCGCCTCCGGCCTGTTTTCACGGGCTCTGACCAGCCCCGACGGCAAGATCCGGATTCCCATCAACGAGGACGCCGGCGACGCCGGGCAGATCGAGGAATATCTCAACACCTACCGCGGCGAGGGCATCCAGCATATCGCCTGCGGCTCCAGCGACATCTATCGCACCGTGGAGAGGCTGCGGGACGACGGGCTGCCGTTCATGCCGTCGCCGCCGGAAACCTATTTCGAGAAGATTGATGCGCGGCTGCCCAAGCATGGCGAGGACGTGCGCCGGCTGAAGCGCGACGGCATTCTGATCGACGGCGAAGGCGTGGTGGCCGGCGGCGAGACCAAGGTACTGCTGCAGATCTTCTCGGCCAATGCCATCGGGCCGATCTTCTTCGAGTTCATCCAGCGCAAGGGCGACGACGGCTTCGGCGAGGGCAATTTCAAGGCACTGTTCGAATCCATCGAGGAAGACCAGCTCCGCCGCGGCGTGCTGACGCTGAAGGGCGCGGCGTAG
- a CDS encoding CaiB/BaiF CoA transferase family protein, giving the protein MTASVQPQTATRPTGPLAGIRIVEFAGIGPGPFASMLLADMGAEVITLVRAGQTPKGASARGRKIVAVDLKDKSSVAGVLALLDGADALIEGYRPGVMERLGLGPDVVLGRNPKLVYCRMTGWGQSGPLAQAAGHDINYISITGALAAIGGADRPVPPLNLVGDFGGGSLYLVMGLLAALLEAGRSGRGQVVDAAMCDGAASLITMFFDMTAAGRWKEGRESNMLDGGAHFYGVYECSCGHFISIGSIEPQFYAQLRELAGLGDICFDAQMDQTQWVALKQRLTDVFKTKSRDEWCAIMEGTDVCFAPVLTMSEATQHPHMVARGVFIQHDGHTQPAPAPRFSRTPSAARMPVTVELGEVVKEWLAE; this is encoded by the coding sequence GTGACCGCTTCAGTTCAGCCGCAAACCGCCACCAGACCGACCGGGCCGCTGGCCGGCATCCGCATCGTCGAATTCGCCGGCATCGGCCCGGGCCCGTTCGCGTCCATGCTGCTGGCCGACATGGGCGCCGAGGTGATCACCCTGGTGCGCGCCGGCCAGACGCCGAAAGGCGCGTCCGCGCGCGGGCGAAAAATCGTCGCGGTCGATCTCAAGGACAAATCATCAGTCGCCGGCGTGCTGGCGCTGCTCGACGGCGCCGACGCGCTGATCGAGGGTTATCGCCCGGGCGTGATGGAGCGGCTCGGGCTGGGGCCCGACGTGGTGCTCGGCCGCAACCCGAAACTGGTCTATTGCCGCATGACCGGCTGGGGCCAGAGCGGCCCGCTGGCGCAGGCCGCCGGCCACGACATCAACTACATCTCGATCACCGGCGCGCTGGCCGCCATCGGCGGCGCCGACCGACCGGTGCCGCCGCTGAACCTGGTCGGCGATTTCGGCGGCGGCTCATTGTATCTGGTGATGGGCCTGCTGGCCGCACTGCTCGAGGCCGGCAGATCCGGCCGGGGCCAGGTGGTGGATGCCGCCATGTGCGACGGCGCGGCATCGCTGATCACCATGTTCTTCGACATGACCGCCGCCGGCCGCTGGAAGGAGGGCCGCGAAAGCAACATGCTCGACGGCGGCGCCCACTTCTACGGCGTCTACGAATGCAGCTGCGGCCACTTCATCTCCATCGGCTCCATCGAGCCGCAGTTCTACGCGCAACTGCGCGAGCTCGCCGGGCTCGGTGACATCTGCTTCGACGCGCAGATGGACCAGACGCAATGGGTAGCGCTGAAGCAGCGGCTGACCGACGTGTTCAAGACCAAGAGCCGCGACGAATGGTGCGCCATCATGGAAGGCACCGACGTCTGCTTCGCGCCGGTCCTGACCATGTCGGAGGCGACGCAGCATCCGCACATGGTCGCGCGCGGAGTGTTCATCCAGCATGACGGCCACACCCAGCCGGCCCCGGCGCCGCGTTTCTCGCGCACACCATCGGCGGCGCGGATGCCGGTGACGGTGGAGCTGGGGGAAGTGGTAAAGGAGTGGCTGGCGGAATAG
- a CDS encoding FAD binding domain-containing protein, with protein sequence MYETTYHRPASIDEAAALFAKGTDAKYLAGGHTLIPVMKQRLAAPSDVIDLGRIKELIGIEVTADALIIKAATTYFDILQSAAAKKAIPAIVHLTSVLGDPQVRHRGTIGGSIANNDPAADYPAAVLALGATVMTSKRLIPADEFFQGLFSTALEDNEIITAVSFPIPAKAAYSKMRHPASRFALTGVFVVQTKSGDVRVAATGASQNGVMRVPAIEAALKANWSASALDGINISADGLMADIHGSSDYRANLIKVMAQRAVAEAG encoded by the coding sequence ATGTACGAGACCACCTATCACCGCCCCGCCAGCATCGATGAAGCAGCCGCACTGTTCGCCAAGGGCACCGACGCCAAATATCTCGCCGGCGGCCACACCCTGATCCCGGTGATGAAACAGCGGCTGGCGGCGCCATCTGATGTCATCGACCTCGGCCGTATCAAGGAGTTGATCGGCATCGAGGTCACCGCCGATGCGCTGATCATCAAGGCGGCCACGACCTACTTCGACATCCTGCAGAGCGCTGCTGCGAAGAAGGCGATCCCGGCCATCGTGCACCTGACCTCGGTGCTCGGCGATCCCCAGGTTCGCCATCGCGGCACCATCGGCGGCTCCATCGCCAACAACGACCCCGCTGCCGACTATCCCGCCGCCGTGCTGGCGCTCGGTGCCACGGTGATGACCAGCAAGCGGCTGATCCCGGCGGATGAATTCTTCCAGGGCCTGTTCTCCACGGCGCTGGAAGACAACGAGATCATCACCGCGGTGTCGTTCCCGATCCCCGCCAAGGCGGCCTATTCCAAGATGCGCCATCCGGCGTCGCGTTTCGCGCTGACCGGCGTGTTCGTGGTCCAGACCAAATCCGGCGACGTCCGCGTCGCCGCCACCGGCGCCTCGCAGAACGGCGTGATGCGGGTGCCGGCCATCGAAGCGGCGTTGAAAGCCAACTGGTCGGCCTCCGCGCTGGATGGCATCAACATCTCCGCCGACGGGCTGATGGCCGACATCCACGGCTCCTCGGACTACCGTGCCAACCTGATCAAGGTGATGGCGCAGCGCGCGGTGGCGGAAGCGGGGTGA
- a CDS encoding xanthine dehydrogenase family protein molybdopterin-binding subunit, which yields MGVEGIGASVVRKEDRRFITGRGRYVDDIKVLGLTHAHFVRSPYAHARVKGIDATAAKAMPGVVDVLTGQQIVDDKVGNLICGWAVHSKDGTPMKMGAWPAMAPEVVRFAGQAVAVVIAETKNQARDAAEAVVVTYEELPAAAHIKAAIAPGAPQLHPEAPGNVVYDWSIGDEKAVNDAFGKAAHVVSLELTNNRLVPNAMEPRAAVAEYNDAEEHFTLHTTSQNPHVARLVLSAFYNIAPEHKLRVIAPDVGGGFGSKIFIYPEEMVALWASKKVRRPVKWTGDRSEAFLTDAHGRDHISHAEMAFDNDHKILGLRVKTHANFGAYMSLFSSSVPTYLYATLLSGQYNIPAIYAEVMGVYTNTTPVDAYRGAGRPEASYLLERMLETAARQFKLDPAELRRKNFITQFPHQTPVIMAYDVGDFGASLDAAMKAIDYAGFPARKAKAKAEGKLRGIGLSCYIEACGIAPSKAVGSLGAGVGLWESAEVRVNPVGTIEVLTGSHSHGQGHETTFAQLVAGRLGISVDQVQIVHGDTDKVQFGMGTYGSRSAAVGMSAIFKAMEKVEAKAKKIAAHQLEASVEDIVIENGEFKVTGTDKSIALPMVALAAYTAHNLPDGMEPGLKEGAFYDPTNFTFPAGCYICEIEVDAGTGKTHFVDFVAADDFGRLINPMIVEGQVHGGLAQGIGQAILEGAVYDDSGQLVTASFMDYTMPRADDLPSFKLSHTTTLCPGNPLGVKGCGEAGAIGSSAAVINAITDAIGHNKLEMPATPDRVWHAIQLQQAAE from the coding sequence ATGGGCGTTGAAGGCATTGGCGCAAGCGTTGTGCGCAAGGAAGACCGCCGCTTCATTACCGGCCGTGGCCGCTATGTGGACGATATCAAGGTGCTGGGCCTGACCCATGCGCACTTTGTCCGCAGTCCCTATGCCCACGCCAGGGTCAAGGGCATCGACGCCACCGCCGCCAAGGCGATGCCGGGCGTGGTCGACGTCCTGACCGGGCAGCAGATTGTCGACGACAAGGTCGGCAACCTGATCTGCGGCTGGGCGGTGCATTCCAAGGACGGCACGCCGATGAAGATGGGCGCCTGGCCGGCGATGGCGCCGGAGGTGGTGCGCTTCGCCGGACAGGCGGTGGCGGTGGTGATCGCCGAGACCAAGAACCAGGCCCGGGACGCCGCGGAAGCTGTGGTGGTCACCTATGAGGAACTGCCCGCCGCCGCCCATATCAAGGCGGCGATTGCGCCGGGCGCGCCGCAGTTGCATCCGGAAGCACCGGGTAACGTGGTCTATGACTGGTCGATCGGCGACGAGAAGGCGGTCAACGACGCCTTCGGCAAGGCGGCCCACGTCGTGTCGCTGGAGCTGACCAACAACCGGCTGGTGCCCAACGCCATGGAGCCGCGCGCGGCTGTCGCCGAATACAACGATGCCGAGGAACATTTCACGCTTCACACCACGTCGCAGAACCCGCACGTCGCACGTCTCGTGCTGTCGGCATTCTACAACATCGCGCCGGAGCACAAGCTGCGGGTGATCGCTCCCGACGTCGGCGGCGGCTTCGGCTCCAAGATCTTCATCTATCCCGAAGAGATGGTGGCGCTGTGGGCCTCCAAGAAGGTGCGCCGCCCGGTGAAATGGACCGGCGACCGCTCGGAAGCGTTCCTCACCGACGCCCATGGCCGCGACCACATCTCGCACGCGGAAATGGCGTTCGACAACGACCACAAGATTCTCGGCCTGCGGGTCAAGACCCACGCCAATTTCGGCGCCTACATGTCGCTGTTCTCGTCGTCGGTGCCGACCTATCTCTACGCCACGCTGCTGTCCGGCCAGTACAACATCCCGGCGATTTATGCCGAGGTGATGGGCGTCTACACCAACACCACGCCGGTTGACGCCTATCGCGGCGCCGGCCGGCCGGAGGCGAGCTACCTGCTGGAGCGGATGCTGGAGACCGCAGCGCGGCAGTTCAAGCTCGATCCCGCGGAACTGCGGCGCAAGAATTTCATCACCCAGTTCCCGCACCAGACCCCGGTGATCATGGCCTATGACGTCGGCGACTTCGGCGCCTCGCTCGATGCCGCCATGAAGGCCATCGACTATGCCGGCTTCCCGGCCCGCAAGGCCAAGGCGAAGGCCGAAGGCAAGCTGCGCGGCATCGGCCTGTCCTGCTACATCGAGGCGTGTGGCATCGCACCGTCGAAAGCCGTGGGCTCGCTCGGCGCCGGCGTCGGCCTGTGGGAATCCGCCGAGGTGCGGGTCAATCCCGTCGGCACCATCGAGGTGCTCACGGGATCGCACAGCCACGGCCAGGGCCACGAGACCACCTTCGCCCAGCTCGTCGCCGGACGCCTCGGCATTTCCGTCGACCAGGTGCAGATCGTCCACGGTGACACCGACAAGGTGCAGTTCGGCATGGGCACCTACGGCTCGCGCTCGGCCGCGGTGGGCATGTCGGCCATCTTCAAGGCGATGGAGAAGGTCGAAGCCAAGGCCAAGAAGATCGCTGCGCACCAGCTCGAGGCCTCGGTCGAAGACATCGTCATCGAGAACGGCGAGTTCAAGGTGACCGGCACCGACAAGTCGATCGCGCTGCCGATGGTGGCGCTCGCCGCCTACACGGCGCACAACCTGCCTGACGGCATGGAGCCCGGCCTCAAGGAAGGCGCGTTCTACGACCCCACCAACTTCACCTTCCCGGCTGGCTGCTACATCTGCGAAATCGAGGTCGACGCCGGCACCGGCAAGACCCACTTCGTCGATTTCGTCGCCGCCGATGATTTCGGTCGGCTGATCAACCCGATGATCGTCGAGGGCCAGGTCCATGGCGGGCTCGCGCAGGGCATCGGCCAGGCGATCCTCGAAGGCGCGGTCTATGACGATAGCGGCCAGCTCGTGACCGCGTCGTTCATGGACTACACCATGCCGCGCGCCGACGACCTGCCGTCGTTCAAGCTGTCGCACACCACCACGCTTTGCCCGGGCAATCCGCTCGGCGTGAAGGGCTGCGGCGAGGCCGGCGCCATCGGTTCCTCGGCGGCGGTGATCAACGCCATCACCGACGCCATCGGCCACAACAAGCTCGAAATGCCGGCGACCCCCGACCGGGTCTGGCATGCCATCCAACTCCAACAGGCTGCTGAGTAG
- a CDS encoding (2Fe-2S)-binding protein — protein MSTVKLTVNGKAVSADVEDRTLLVHLLREHLGLTGTHVGCDTSQCGACVVHIDGRAVKSCTTLVGQANGTNVTTIEGISRGDELHPMQAAFRDNHGLQCGYCTPGMIMASIDIVNRYGGNLDEDTVRHELEGNICRCTGYHNIVKSVLDAAGRMKVAQAAE, from the coding sequence GTGTCCACAGTCAAACTGACGGTCAACGGCAAGGCTGTTTCTGCCGACGTTGAAGACCGAACCCTGCTGGTGCATCTGCTGCGCGAGCATCTGGGCCTCACCGGCACCCATGTCGGCTGCGATACCAGCCAGTGCGGCGCATGCGTGGTCCATATCGACGGCCGCGCGGTCAAGTCCTGCACCACTCTGGTCGGCCAGGCCAATGGCACCAACGTCACCACCATCGAGGGTATTTCGCGCGGCGACGAGCTGCACCCGATGCAGGCGGCATTCCGCGACAATCACGGGCTTCAGTGCGGCTATTGCACGCCGGGCATGATCATGGCGTCCATCGACATCGTCAACCGCTACGGCGGCAATCTCGACGAGGACACCGTCCGCCACGAGCTGGAAGGCAACATCTGCCGCTGTACCGGCTACCACAACATCGTCAAGTCGGTGCTCGATGCCGCCGGCCGCATGAAGGTGGCTCAGGCGGCGGAGTGA
- a CDS encoding 3-oxoacid CoA-transferase subunit A has product MIDKQVKSLGDAVAGVADGATVLVAGFGAVGVADDLLEALHEQGARELTLVANNAGNGDVGLARLINSGRVRKVICSYPRSGDYSAFLNAYRDKTLELELVPQGTISERMRCHAAGLGGFFSPVSAGTKLADGKETREIDGRLHVFEKPLKGDIALLRADKADRWGNLTYIKSARNFNPVMAMAADVSVVQVNEMVELGSLDPEAVVTPSIFIDRVVVVGASV; this is encoded by the coding sequence GTGATCGACAAGCAAGTAAAGAGTCTGGGAGACGCGGTGGCGGGTGTGGCGGATGGCGCCACCGTGCTGGTGGCGGGATTTGGCGCGGTCGGCGTGGCCGACGACCTCTTGGAAGCGCTGCACGAGCAGGGCGCCCGCGAGCTGACCCTTGTCGCCAACAATGCCGGCAACGGCGATGTCGGTCTGGCACGGCTGATCAATTCGGGCCGGGTGCGCAAGGTGATCTGCTCCTATCCCCGCTCCGGCGACTACAGCGCCTTCCTCAACGCCTATCGCGACAAGACCCTGGAACTCGAACTTGTGCCGCAGGGCACCATCTCCGAGCGGATGCGCTGCCATGCCGCGGGCCTCGGCGGCTTCTTCTCGCCGGTGTCGGCCGGCACGAAGCTGGCCGACGGCAAGGAGACCCGCGAGATCGACGGCCGGCTGCACGTGTTCGAGAAGCCCCTGAAGGGCGATATCGCGCTGCTGCGCGCCGACAAGGCGGACCGCTGGGGCAATCTCACCTACATCAAGTCGGCGCGGAATTTCAATCCGGTGATGGCCATGGCCGCCGACGTGAGCGTCGTGCAGGTCAATGAAATGGTCGAACTCGGTTCGCTCGATCCCGAAGCGGTGGTGACACCGAGCATTTTCATCGACCGTGTCGTTGTCGTCGGAGCAAGCGTATGA